GTAGTCCACCCTTTACTTCTAATAATTTTAGAATACAGTCGCATATTTCATCGGTAGAAGCTGGATTGCGGAAGGGTTCTATTATTGCAGGATGTTCAGCAAATCTTCCTAGCAATCCTAGCACTTGTAAATTAGAGCTTTGCTGTTTATTAGGAGTGAATAAAACATCTATTTCTTTAATCTCTCCTGAAACTTTTTCTGATGCCTTGACTTCTCCGTAATCTTTTAACAATTCTTCCAGATAGTCCTTGGCGAACTTGTCATGTATAAAGCGCGTCATTAAAATTTAATTTCTGGATATTTAGGGATGATAATTAATAATTATATTATACATAGGATGACGATTAAATAACTATTTTTAAATTGATTGAGATATTACTGGTAATTTAAAATAGCTTGATTCGGGAGATATCAGTCGAATATTTTTTTATTGGATTATCTACTACTTATAAGTTGGATTTTTGTTGGGCAACAGAGTGAAGTGTTGGATTATTGTTGGATACTGTAATTTCGATATGTCAATACTTTTGGGTATGTAGGTTGGTTTTGGATGTGTTGGGTAAGAGTGCATATATTCCCCAAAAAGTGCTATTTATCCAACCCAACCAACAGTCCAACCTAATCGACTAATCTGTAACTATCTTCGCCTGTACAAATGACTTTCTCTTTTTGCACAAGGAGGTTGAGTTCTTCGCGGATTTGTGCTTCCGATACGCCCTTGAATTTACTACCAGCATTCTGTTTAATTTGACGTGGAGTCTTTGCGCCTTTCCCCTTGAGATAATCAACCAGTTTGGTTTGAATTTCGGTTAGTTTAATGTCTGGGCTTGCTTGATTATCATCACTAGTATTTTCATCAACACCATGATTGGTTGTTTGATTAAGCGGACTATTTATATTAGTCGTGGATACATCAATATCAAATTCCAGCCTCAGTAGATTATCAAGATATTCCGGACTTACAGTATCTAGTTGAATAGCTGGTTTAATTCCTGGCTTATAACTGGTGATGTCTGGCAGAATATCTAGCTGCATCGGATCAACTGAGATAAATATTAGCGGTTGACCTAATTGCTTGGATTGTGGTTTTAGTTCGTTAAATCTTTCTTTTAATTGAAGCCTTAGTGCTGCATCTTCTACAATCTTGGCATTAGTTATTAGGTTGTACAGTACACCATAACTATCATTAACCGTACCGTCTGCTTCAACGTTGTAATTACCTTGGGCGATGATGTAGAGGTTTTTTCTAATATTGGAATCACCGATACCCAATGCTGCTAAATTGAATGATTGAGTGTCGATAATTAGGCAAACATTCAGTTCCCGACCAACAGTGATAATGGTCGAGATTTTCTTGAGGTAGGGCTGAAACCATTGTTCGTCCTTAACTGTTTCGTATTGAGAATGCCAATCGGCAAGGATTAACCTGACTGGTTGGTTGTCGAATTCGTGGCGGCGATGTTCTGGAACCCTGCGGCGCTGATCGTAAATGTTGTAAACTTGGTCAATGGCTGCCATCGCCAGTTGCGGTTCTAGGGGGTCGAATAAAAGCACCCGTCCTTTTTTGTCTAAGCCGCAGAAAGAATCGTTCTTCTGAGCGATCGCCCAAACTGAGGCTCCTTGGAATCGCTCGTTAAATTTGGTCAGCATGTAACTCTCAGTTACGCTTTTACCAGCACC
Above is a window of Tolypothrix sp. NIES-4075 DNA encoding:
- a CDS encoding type IV secretory system conjugative DNA transfer family protein; this encodes MSYLSDKHSELASAQQSSFMQWFGGLSFDKKIVSVGVSLTVGITCAAVAWTGESTERIYFCIRTPQNELRCVDNHNRPYRMTLWHWQQWKKDGMPTTIVPNLGISPKGLVKASNPLKPLWAVGAFVGFASAGWMLRHLQDTERKLANFQTVAEKRDVAQAELKAREQLLDDYREVAIKEVKLQSELDLIANDRTVDIQKAEILGETEILITQMEAKDAVFEAETAGMTEQQKQEYVNFLKSQKTPYLQGSQTLQGTIDPRDKVEGEGDKGAIVEGEPQQIEPTQDKPHDSPSPTLEPLNRILAAKRSTLIVGGTGAGKSVTESYMLTKFNERFQGASVWAIAQKNDSFCGLDKKGRVLLFDPLEPQLAMAAIDQVYNIYDQRRRVPEHRRHEFDNQPVRLILADWHSQYETVKDEQWFQPYLKKISTIITVGRELNVCLIIDTQSFNLAALGIGDSNIRKNLYIIAQGNYNVEADGTVNDSYGVLYNLITNAKIVEDAALRLQLKERFNELKPQSKQLGQPLIFISVDPMQLDILPDITSYKPGIKPAIQLDTVSPEYLDNLLRLEFDIDVSTTNINSPLNQTTNHGVDENTSDDNQASPDIKLTEIQTKLVDYLKGKGAKTPRQIKQNAGSKFKGVSEAQIREELNLLVQKEKVICTGEDSYRLVD